In Priestia megaterium NBRC 15308 = ATCC 14581, the following proteins share a genomic window:
- a CDS encoding DUF805 domain-containing protein has translation MKWYLHVLKNYAVFQGRATRKEYWMFVLFNFIIWCVLSAIELITDMPPFLRIVYLVAVFIPSLAVTARRLHDIGRSGWWQLISIIPIAGSICLFILLCLRSESQLNRFDVPNKVA, from the coding sequence ATGAAATGGTATTTACATGTACTGAAAAATTATGCAGTGTTTCAAGGGAGAGCGACGCGTAAAGAGTATTGGATGTTTGTCTTATTTAATTTTATTATATGGTGTGTGCTTTCAGCTATTGAACTTATAACAGATATGCCCCCGTTTTTGCGTATAGTTTATCTTGTTGCAGTCTTCATTCCATCTCTTGCTGTGACGGCACGCCGACTGCATGACATAGGAAGAAGCGGCTGGTGGCAGCTTATTAGTATTATTCCGATTGCCGGAAGTATTTGTCTATTCATTCTTCTTTGTCTAAGAAGTGAGTCGCAGCTAAATCGTTTTGATGTACCTAATAAAGTTGCGTAG
- a CDS encoding NupC/NupG family nucleoside CNT transporter, producing the protein MKYLIGILGLLVVFGLAYLASNNRKEIKYKPIVIMVVIQVLLSALLLNTKFGLIIINAIASVFGKLLSYANQGVEFVFGGIANKGSMPFFLNVLLPIVFISVLIGILQHFKILPFIMKWIGLVLSKINGMGKLESYNAVASAIVGQSEVFITVKKQLDKLPPNRLYTLCASAMSTVSMSIVGAYMTMIEPKYVVTAIVINLFGGFIISSIINPYTVTDQEDILEVQTGHKQTFFEMLGEYIMDGFKVAIIVGAMLIGFVALMAAIDNVFEMLFGLSFQHLLGYVFAPFAFIMGVPASEVVAAGGIMATKLVTNEFVAMMSLSDMASTFSAKTLGIVSVFLVSFANFSSIGIVSGAVKGLSEKQGNTVARFGLRLLYGATLVSVLSAIVVSFIL; encoded by the coding sequence ATGAAATATTTAATTGGCATCTTAGGGTTACTCGTTGTCTTTGGATTAGCGTATCTTGCAAGTAATAACCGTAAAGAAATCAAATATAAACCAATCGTTATTATGGTTGTGATTCAAGTTCTTTTATCAGCTTTGCTTCTTAATACAAAGTTTGGTTTGATTATTATCAATGCGATTGCCAGCGTTTTTGGAAAGCTGCTTTCATACGCAAACCAAGGAGTAGAGTTCGTATTTGGAGGCATTGCGAATAAAGGATCAATGCCGTTTTTCTTAAACGTGCTGCTTCCTATCGTTTTTATCTCTGTCTTGATTGGGATTTTACAGCACTTTAAAATCCTTCCGTTCATTATGAAATGGATTGGCTTAGTTCTCAGCAAGATTAACGGAATGGGAAAATTAGAGTCTTATAACGCAGTAGCTTCTGCTATTGTAGGTCAGTCAGAAGTATTTATTACCGTTAAAAAGCAACTAGACAAACTGCCGCCAAATCGTTTATATACGCTTTGTGCATCAGCTATGTCGACGGTTTCAATGTCTATTGTCGGTGCTTATATGACAATGATTGAACCAAAATATGTAGTAACAGCGATCGTTATTAACTTATTTGGCGGATTTATTATTTCTTCTATTATTAACCCTTACACAGTAACGGATCAAGAAGATATTTTAGAAGTACAAACTGGTCATAAACAAACGTTCTTCGAAATGCTTGGCGAATACATTATGGATGGATTTAAAGTAGCGATTATCGTAGGTGCGATGCTAATTGGTTTCGTTGCGCTGATGGCTGCGATTGATAACGTGTTTGAAATGTTATTTGGTCTATCGTTCCAGCATCTGCTTGGCTATGTGTTTGCACCGTTTGCATTCATCATGGGTGTTCCTGCTTCAGAAGTTGTGGCAGCGGGTGGAATTATGGCAACAAAACTTGTAACAAATGAATTTGTGGCAATGATGAGCCTGTCGGATATGGCTTCAACATTCAGTGCTAAAACGCTTGGAATTGTATCTGTATTCTTAGTATCATTTGCTAACTTCTCATCAATTGGAATCGTGTCAGGAGCTGTTAAAGGCTTAAGCGAAAAGCAAGGAAATACAGTAGCGCGCTTTGGTCTTCGTTTACTGTACGGAGCTACGCTTGTAAGCGTACTGTCAGCAATTGTTGTCAGCTTTATTTTATAA
- a CDS encoding NAD(P)/FAD-dependent oxidoreductase, with the protein MTDKYDCVIIGGGIAGLQAAIQLGRYKRSVLVIDSNDGRSNLCKNYQNILGWPEGISGQTLRETGRKQAKSYGIQFAEERVLQCEKRIEGFNVITNSANYEATTLLFATGVVDRIPPELQQELYPCMGTTVYVCPDCDGYEVNNRRVLVLGSGKAGASLSLTLTYWTNDITYINHDKKEIGPLADTLMQKGITYKEATIKKVIAEADMLKGVILENNEFIYGEKGFLAFGGNKVRTELAHELGAELLENQHIIVNPRTKETNVSNVWAAGDIVAHSEQVTVAMGEGLQAAIWIHKRLLELYEK; encoded by the coding sequence GTGACAGATAAGTATGATTGCGTTATTATAGGTGGAGGAATTGCTGGACTTCAAGCCGCTATTCAGCTTGGAAGATATAAGCGCAGTGTATTGGTTATTGATTCAAACGATGGACGTTCCAATCTTTGCAAAAATTATCAAAATATATTGGGATGGCCTGAGGGAATAAGTGGGCAAACTCTAAGAGAAACGGGAAGGAAGCAAGCAAAAAGCTACGGCATTCAATTTGCAGAAGAGCGTGTCCTTCAGTGTGAAAAAAGAATAGAAGGGTTTAACGTCATTACAAACTCTGCGAACTATGAAGCAACTACTTTACTGTTTGCGACGGGAGTAGTAGACCGGATTCCGCCTGAACTTCAGCAAGAGCTATATCCGTGCATGGGAACAACCGTATATGTATGTCCCGACTGCGATGGGTATGAAGTAAATAATAGAAGGGTATTAGTACTAGGGTCAGGAAAAGCAGGAGCCAGTTTATCTCTTACGTTAACATATTGGACAAATGACATTACGTACATTAATCACGACAAAAAAGAAATTGGACCTTTAGCAGATACCTTGATGCAAAAGGGAATTACCTATAAAGAAGCGACAATAAAAAAAGTCATAGCTGAAGCAGACATGTTAAAAGGAGTCATCCTCGAAAACAATGAATTTATCTATGGAGAAAAAGGTTTTTTAGCGTTCGGAGGAAATAAAGTTCGAACAGAGTTAGCGCATGAGCTCGGAGCAGAACTTCTAGAAAATCAGCACATTATCGTAAATCCGCGTACAAAAGAAACAAATGTCTCAAACGTGTGGGCAGCAGGAGATATTGTGGCTCATTCTGAACAAGTGACGGTAGCGATGGGAGAAGGTTTACAGGCAGCTATTTGGATACACAAACGCTTGTTAGAGCTTTATGAAAAATAA
- a CDS encoding amino acid ABC transporter substrate-binding protein yields MKKYWLFLLSIVVAVSVAGCGTNASSSAGEKKEKDVQTIVVGTGTQFPNICFIDDKGKLTGYDVEVVRAIDKELQDYKFEFKTMEFSNLLLSLESNKIDMIAHNMAQNAERKKKFLFNDETYNYSPLYVTVPKNRNDIHSLKNLEGKKMIVGATSNAAVYLDKYNQKHGNKIDVVYAGQGADDATTQLKTGRADATLATPFSIDFSNQALKFQQKTVGDIVINSKVYFMFNKKDEKLKSEVDQAIKKLKKDGTLKKLSTKWLGEDYTVQN; encoded by the coding sequence ATGAAAAAATATTGGCTGTTTTTACTTTCAATTGTAGTAGCTGTGAGCGTGGCAGGATGCGGAACAAACGCATCTTCAAGTGCAGGAGAAAAGAAAGAAAAAGATGTTCAAACGATTGTGGTTGGAACAGGCACTCAGTTTCCTAATATTTGCTTTATCGATGATAAAGGCAAACTGACCGGCTATGATGTAGAAGTAGTAAGAGCAATCGACAAAGAGCTACAGGATTATAAATTTGAATTTAAAACGATGGAATTTTCAAATCTGCTTCTCAGCTTAGAAAGTAATAAAATTGATATGATTGCTCATAACATGGCTCAGAACGCTGAGCGAAAGAAAAAGTTTTTATTTAATGATGAAACATATAATTATTCTCCGCTTTATGTAACAGTTCCTAAAAATCGAAATGATATTCATTCATTAAAAAATTTAGAAGGTAAAAAAATGATTGTAGGAGCTACAAGCAATGCGGCTGTCTATCTAGACAAATACAATCAAAAACACGGCAATAAAATCGATGTAGTTTACGCCGGTCAAGGTGCGGATGATGCCACAACTCAATTAAAAACAGGCCGGGCAGATGCTACGCTTGCGACACCATTTTCCATCGACTTTAGCAATCAAGCGCTGAAATTTCAGCAAAAAACGGTTGGAGATATCGTGATTAATTCAAAAGTATATTTTATGTTTAACAAAAAAGACGAAAAGTTAAAGTCGGAAGTCGATCAGGCGATTAAAAAGCTGAAAAAAGACGGTACATTAAAAAAACTCAGCACAAAATGGCTAGGAGAAGACTATACGGTGCAAAATTGA
- a CDS encoding DMP19 family protein yields MKYKLNKSKILKADDIWNAVVDLMGEYKFPTENQVANKVYIVFDYYSELESGGHEKLFDWSSWYIDEIGVNNYFRELTSILEDINAHDYSLIEQEYGEKLWNLYKALENDEIAEEDFCNVLEQADNEYLKLGSKLGDLLEVYFMKIFTEVFELVED; encoded by the coding sequence TTGAAATATAAATTAAACAAAAGTAAAATATTGAAAGCTGATGATATCTGGAATGCGGTTGTCGATTTGATGGGGGAATACAAATTTCCAACGGAAAACCAGGTTGCCAATAAAGTATATATAGTTTTTGATTATTATTCTGAACTTGAGAGTGGGGGACATGAAAAACTATTTGATTGGTCTTCATGGTATATAGATGAGATAGGTGTAAATAATTACTTTAGGGAATTGACGAGTATTCTTGAAGACATTAATGCTCATGATTATTCACTGATTGAGCAAGAATATGGTGAAAAGTTGTGGAACTTATATAAAGCTTTAGAAAATGACGAAATAGCAGAAGAAGATTTTTGCAATGTCCTAGAACAAGCTGATAATGAATATCTAAAGCTGGGCAGTAAATTGGGTGATTTGTTAGAGGTTTACTTTATGAAAATATTTACAGAGGTATTCGAACTTGTAGAGGATTAA
- a CDS encoding DUF3888 domain-containing protein, producing the protein MKRITGMLTIGIMVLIISTANVNAKTINEADTTLCDTLNYALMSSLREPVDKAIVEIYKNDINAPQGLRWDTTGAKILKIKQLYGVGGLYEITLRIKPFYRAHITYGVDEVVVNSNGELIRYKHLKTYPL; encoded by the coding sequence ATGAAGAGGATTACAGGGATGCTTACAATCGGAATAATGGTTTTGATAATATCAACTGCAAATGTGAATGCAAAAACAATAAATGAAGCTGATACAACACTATGTGACACTCTAAATTATGCACTTATGAGTAGCCTAAGAGAGCCAGTAGATAAAGCAATTGTAGAAATCTATAAGAACGATATAAATGCACCACAAGGTCTTAGATGGGATACAACTGGAGCAAAAATTCTTAAGATAAAGCAGTTGTATGGTGTCGGCGGATTGTATGAAATAACGTTAAGAATAAAGCCTTTTTATCGTGCACATATAACTTATGGGGTTGATGAAGTTGTTGTTAATTCGAATGGTGAATTGATAAGATATAAGCATTTGAAAACATATCCATTGTAA
- a CDS encoding DUF805 domain-containing protein → MYWYIKALKNYATFQGRATRTEYWMFTLFSYIFALVPFIFIFIDSLTVFAPILIWLYAAAMILPSLAVTVRRLHDTGRSGWWYLINFVPVIGGIWLLILLCQRSEVTANIYDTDTQAS, encoded by the coding sequence ATGTACTGGTATATAAAAGCGTTAAAAAATTACGCGACGTTTCAAGGAAGAGCAACGCGTACGGAGTATTGGATGTTTACATTATTTAGTTATATCTTTGCACTTGTTCCATTTATATTTATTTTCATTGATTCACTTACAGTCTTTGCACCTATTTTAATATGGCTATACGCAGCAGCAATGATTCTGCCTTCACTTGCCGTTACTGTTCGCCGACTGCATGATACAGGAAGAAGCGGCTGGTGGTATTTAATTAACTTTGTTCCAGTTATCGGAGGTATTTGGCTGCTCATCTTACTTTGTCAAAGAAGCGAAGTAACAGCCAATATTTACGATACAGACACGCAGGCATCTTAA
- a CDS encoding DUF4275 family protein: protein MKDALKKKGMFVKKLSNQGEFFRKRWENEFASALSALQKKKIYMDEFLWHAFSYEKLPCLQGEQAIQAFEQQIKNDCYLLFEHDERVLQLSKCEHLTSADLSENTNMYLEDLYVVDKDFTWTYVITHESSCGPYFYRT from the coding sequence ATGAAAGATGCGTTAAAGAAAAAAGGAATGTTTGTTAAAAAGTTATCGAATCAAGGTGAATTCTTTCGAAAGCGATGGGAAAATGAATTTGCAAGTGCTTTAAGCGCATTGCAAAAAAAGAAAATTTATATGGATGAATTTTTGTGGCATGCATTTAGCTATGAAAAGCTCCCTTGTTTACAAGGAGAACAAGCGATTCAAGCGTTCGAACAGCAAATAAAGAACGACTGTTATTTATTGTTTGAGCATGATGAACGAGTGCTGCAGCTATCTAAATGTGAGCATCTAACAAGCGCTGATTTAAGTGAAAATACAAACATGTATTTAGAAGATTTATATGTGGTTGATAAAGATTTTACGTGGACTTATGTGATTACGCATGAAAGCTCATGTGGGCCTTACTTTTACCGAACATAA
- a CDS encoding LLM class flavin-dependent oxidoreductase — protein MKFALFSLIQNIPNPVTGETFTAQEKFQHVLNQAVLAEKLGFDAYGVGERHGAPFLSSSPPVVLSAIAAKTSHIRLLTTVTVLSILDPVRVAEDYATLDHLSGGRLELIIGKGNDPRHYPLFGITEEEQWESLAERYALLKQLWTEENVTWSGRYRPYLTNVTTQPRPFQTSIPVWHGSASSSLSTELAAKYGEPLFSSNSFHPQAKYKALIDHYRERFAYYGHDPRKAIVGSGASSLYISDTTEEAIRRYRPYYNAFSNTEAAKHNQSPFTSLEDIVQHGPALVGSPEQIIEKIIDYHRAYGNEVLSISVDGLSEAEQREQLERFADDIAPVLRKELPSSVWENKKKKTPF, from the coding sequence ATGAAATTTGCTTTATTTAGTCTTATTCAAAACATCCCGAACCCGGTTACTGGAGAAACATTCACTGCTCAAGAAAAGTTTCAACATGTGTTAAATCAAGCAGTGCTGGCAGAAAAGTTAGGTTTTGATGCTTACGGAGTCGGCGAAAGACACGGAGCTCCTTTTTTGTCTTCTTCTCCTCCCGTTGTTTTAAGTGCAATTGCGGCTAAAACGTCACACATCCGTCTCCTTACGACCGTTACCGTTCTAAGCATTTTAGACCCTGTACGAGTAGCTGAAGATTATGCAACGCTTGATCACCTATCGGGTGGACGCCTTGAACTGATTATCGGAAAAGGCAATGACCCGCGTCATTATCCGCTTTTTGGTATTACAGAAGAAGAACAATGGGAATCTCTTGCTGAAAGATACGCTCTTTTAAAACAGCTTTGGACAGAAGAAAATGTCACGTGGAGCGGCCGTTATCGTCCGTATTTAACTAACGTTACGACTCAGCCTCGGCCGTTTCAGACTTCTATTCCCGTTTGGCATGGAAGCGCGTCAAGCTCACTGTCTACAGAACTTGCGGCTAAATACGGAGAGCCGCTATTTTCATCTAATTCCTTCCACCCTCAGGCTAAATATAAAGCGCTGATTGACCATTACCGCGAACGCTTCGCTTATTATGGCCATGATCCACGCAAGGCCATTGTCGGTTCGGGGGCGAGCAGCCTATATATTTCCGATACAACGGAAGAAGCGATTCGCCGCTATCGCCCGTACTATAACGCATTTAGCAATACAGAAGCAGCCAAACATAATCAATCGCCGTTCACGTCACTCGAAGACATCGTTCAACACGGTCCTGCTTTAGTAGGAAGCCCGGAGCAAATCATTGAAAAAATAATAGACTATCACCGCGCTTATGGAAACGAAGTGCTGAGCATCAGCGTAGACGGTCTAAGCGAAGCAGAACAGCGCGAACAGCTAGAGCGCTTTGCAGATGATATTGCACCTGTTCTTCGAAAAGAACTTCCCAGCAGCGTGTGGGAAAATAAAAAAAAGAAAACTCCTTTTTAA
- the deoC gene encoding deoxyribose-phosphate aldolase, with protein sequence MSQNITGIIDHTLLKADATEEQITVLAQEAKEYSFASVCVNPTWVKKAAELLKDAPKVKVCTVIGFPLGATTSAVKAFETTNAIENGADEVDMVINIGALKDKNYDLVQSDIQAVVDAAKGKALVKVIIETALLTDEEKAKVSELAVKAGADFVKTSTGFSTGGATVEDVALMRKTVGPDVGVKASGGVRGLEDAKAMIEAGATRIGASSGVSIAKGQLSNSDY encoded by the coding sequence ATGAGTCAAAACATTACGGGTATTATTGATCATACATTATTAAAAGCAGATGCAACAGAAGAGCAAATCACGGTTTTAGCACAAGAAGCAAAAGAATATTCATTCGCTTCGGTTTGTGTAAATCCAACGTGGGTAAAAAAAGCAGCCGAGTTATTAAAAGATGCTCCAAAAGTGAAAGTATGTACGGTAATCGGCTTCCCTCTTGGAGCTACTACTTCAGCAGTAAAAGCATTCGAAACAACAAACGCAATCGAAAACGGTGCAGATGAAGTAGATATGGTAATCAACATCGGCGCGTTAAAAGATAAAAACTATGACTTAGTGCAAAGCGACATTCAAGCAGTAGTAGATGCTGCAAAAGGCAAAGCGCTAGTAAAAGTAATTATTGAAACAGCTCTTTTAACAGACGAAGAAAAAGCGAAAGTTTCTGAGCTAGCTGTAAAAGCTGGAGCTGATTTTGTTAAAACGTCAACAGGCTTCTCTACAGGAGGCGCAACGGTAGAAGACGTAGCGCTTATGAGAAAAACGGTTGGACCAGATGTAGGTGTAAAAGCTTCTGGCGGCGTTCGAGGCTTAGAAGATGCAAAAGCAATGATTGAAGCAGGTGCAACACGTATTGGTGCAAGCTCTGGCGTATCAATTGCAAAAGGTCAATTAAGCAACTCTGATTATTAA
- a CDS encoding MFS transporter yields the protein MKNKLLSWKYPCLLLFGIGISNIGDWIYLIALNVMMLDMTNSPLAVSGLYMIKPLAALCTSIWSGSLIDRINKRKLMMFLDWMRAGIIACFPFFSSILIIYMLVFIISMASSMFRPASMVYITKLIPREKRKRFNSLRSLIDSGSFLIGPAAAGTLFMIGTPVFAIYATAAALVSSGVVTLFMPNLDTKTEVKENKLSVNTIREDWKAVFRFSRANRYIITIYVLFSFLMVMATAIDSLEVSFATKVIHLSESEYGFLLTIAGAGIMIGAVVNTLFAKKLSTNFLIGAGSVGVSLGYLLYACSSSFQTIGAGFFSLSFALAFASAGFQTFYQNSIPVDIMGRVGSIYGLLESLLIIIMTFLCGMAAPIFSIQGAVIGGSLIMLLSTIVLFLCTLKPTFYKVNLVKKQRI from the coding sequence ATGAAAAATAAGCTGTTGTCTTGGAAATACCCGTGTTTATTGCTGTTTGGAATTGGCATTAGCAATATCGGCGACTGGATTTATTTAATTGCTTTAAATGTCATGATGCTTGATATGACGAATTCGCCGCTTGCGGTTTCAGGGCTATACATGATAAAGCCGCTTGCTGCACTATGTACAAGTATATGGTCTGGAAGCTTAATTGACCGCATAAACAAACGGAAGCTTATGATGTTTTTAGATTGGATGCGCGCGGGGATTATTGCTTGCTTTCCGTTTTTCTCATCCATACTGATCATTTATATGCTGGTATTTATCATCAGTATGGCAAGTTCAATGTTTCGGCCGGCATCGATGGTTTATATCACAAAGCTTATTCCACGTGAAAAACGAAAAAGATTTAATTCGCTGCGCAGTTTGATTGATTCAGGCAGTTTTCTTATTGGGCCAGCCGCAGCAGGTACGCTATTTATGATTGGAACCCCTGTGTTTGCCATTTATGCTACTGCTGCAGCGCTGGTATCCTCAGGAGTGGTTACTTTGTTTATGCCGAACCTGGATACAAAAACAGAAGTTAAAGAAAATAAGCTGTCTGTAAACACCATTCGAGAAGATTGGAAAGCGGTGTTTCGTTTCAGTAGAGCCAACAGATACATTATCACCATTTATGTATTATTCAGTTTCTTAATGGTCATGGCTACGGCAATTGATTCTCTTGAAGTTTCATTTGCAACAAAAGTCATTCATTTGTCCGAAAGCGAATACGGATTTTTATTAACCATAGCAGGCGCTGGCATTATGATTGGCGCAGTTGTGAACACACTGTTTGCTAAGAAGCTGTCGACCAACTTTCTCATAGGTGCCGGCAGTGTAGGAGTGTCGCTTGGCTATTTGCTGTATGCGTGTTCCTCTTCTTTTCAAACTATCGGAGCAGGATTTTTTAGCTTATCCTTTGCGTTAGCTTTTGCAAGTGCTGGTTTTCAAACCTTTTATCAAAACAGTATTCCCGTTGACATAATGGGTCGAGTAGGAAGCATATATGGACTGCTTGAGTCACTCCTGATCATTATCATGACTTTTTTATGCGGCATGGCTGCGCCCATCTTTTCGATTCAAGGAGCTGTAATTGGTGGAAGCCTGATCATGCTTTTAAGTACAATTGTATTGTTTTTGTGCACGTTAAAGCCTACGTTTTATAAAGTGAATTTGGTCAAAAAGCAAAGAATTTAA
- a CDS encoding AmiS/UreI family transporter, which yields MDQIGLLLSGAALFLNGLMLLGKADEKNVGVFNLFVGAFQVIVPFYLIITSDQSNWILYERTAIFLFGLTYLYVGVTVLKGMQGTGLGYYSLWVSIIALVYVTVSLVHYHDVINAITWILWSFLWFLFYVLNTSKKDVSAYVGKVAIVQSWVTLTIPALFSLTGVWGNKDMYNMWGIVLVASIIYFVYLGYRLFFSQPQKMILK from the coding sequence ATGGATCAAATTGGACTGTTGCTGTCAGGTGCAGCTTTATTTTTAAACGGACTGATGCTGCTTGGAAAAGCAGATGAAAAAAACGTAGGCGTATTTAACTTATTTGTTGGAGCTTTTCAAGTTATTGTTCCGTTTTATTTAATTATTACGTCAGATCAAAGCAACTGGATTTTGTATGAAAGAACGGCGATTTTTTTATTTGGCCTTACGTATTTGTATGTAGGGGTGACGGTATTAAAAGGAATGCAGGGAACAGGACTTGGCTATTACTCTCTTTGGGTATCGATTATCGCTTTAGTGTACGTGACCGTTTCTCTTGTTCATTATCATGACGTAATTAACGCTATTACATGGATTCTTTGGTCGTTTTTATGGTTTTTATTTTATGTGCTTAATACGAGCAAAAAAGATGTATCTGCATATGTGGGGAAAGTAGCGATTGTCCAGTCGTGGGTGACGTTAACGATTCCAGCGCTGTTTTCACTAACAGGCGTATGGGGAAATAAGGATATGTACAATATGTGGGGAATCGTGCTGGTAGCTTCCATCATTTATTTTGTATATCTAGGGTATCGACTATTCTTTTCTCAGCCGCAAAAAATGATTTTAAAATAA
- a CDS encoding cytidine deaminase codes for MEPKQLIDEAIAASKQAHVPYSHFHVGAALLTTDGKIYRGCNIENASYGLTNCAERTAIFKAVSEGDKQFSAIAVVGDTDGPISPCGACRQVLAEFCDDHTQIILANLKGDFVITNINEILPGYFSSKDLQK; via the coding sequence GTGGAGCCAAAACAATTAATAGATGAAGCAATCGCAGCAAGCAAACAAGCACATGTACCATATTCTCACTTCCATGTTGGTGCAGCTCTTTTAACAACCGATGGGAAGATTTATCGTGGATGCAATATTGAAAACGCTTCCTATGGATTGACGAACTGCGCTGAGCGAACGGCTATTTTTAAAGCTGTTTCAGAAGGGGACAAGCAGTTTTCAGCTATTGCAGTTGTAGGAGATACGGACGGCCCAATTTCTCCTTGCGGCGCATGCAGACAAGTATTAGCTGAGTTCTGTGATGATCACACACAAATTATCTTAGCAAACCTAAAAGGAGATTTTGTGATTACCAACATCAACGAAATCTTACCGGGCTATTTTTCATCAAAAGACTTACAAAAATAA